The segment CGGTGGACTGGAGCTGCTCGCGTTTGCTGCCGCGAGCGCGATCCCGCTCGTGCACACCTGGTGGCGGTCGGGGCGGCGCCCGTGGCTGCTGGCGGTCTGGGCTCCTTGCCTGCTCTATGAGTGTTTTCTCGCCACGCGCGTGGCGCTGCACCAGCCGCTGGCCGGTGCCGCCCGACTCCTGTTGTGGCTGGCAATCGCCGTGCTCGTCGCTCGGCAGAGTCATCAGGAACAGGCCGCCTGACCGCCCGTGCCACTTGAACCCCCGCCGCGCTTCACTACGGTACTCGTATGAGTGTGCGCATCGTCCGCCTCGGCACCCCTCGGCAGCCCGACGAGGGCCTTCGCATCGGCACCGTTCGTCGTCCTCCACGTGGCGTCCCCAAGGAGCAATTCGCGAAACAAAATTGGTACGACGTCTGGTTCCCCAATCTCGCGCCGAGCCTCCCAGTGATGAAGTCCGCGCTGAAAGCGACCACGCCGGCGCAGTGGGCGGCCTTCGTCCGCAGCTACAAGTCCGAGATGGCCCAGCCCGCCGCCCGCCACGACGTCGCCCTCCTGGCCGCGCTCTCGCGGCACACCAACTTCTCGGTTGGCTGCTACTGCGAGCGCGAAGAGCACTGCCACCGCTCGGTACTGCGGCAGCTGCTCCTCGAAGCGGGGGCGAAGGTCGAATAGCGCACGGCATGGAGCGGATTGCCTTGCGACAGTGGCGGGACTCCGACCTGGAGCCCTATGTCGCGATGAACCGCGATCCCGAGGTGATGCGCTTCTTTCCCGCGCGGCTCGAGCCGGAGCAAAGCCGCGCCTCACTCGAGCGCCAGCGCCGGTTCATCACCGAACGCGGTTGGGGACTCTGGGCCGTCGACGTCGACGGCACGTTCGCCGGTTTCACCGGGCTCTCGGTCCCGACGTTCGCGGCGCCGTTCATGCCGTGCGTGGAGATCGGCTGGCGGCTGCGCCGCGAATTCTGGGGTCGCGGCATCGGCTTTCGCGCCGCGCAGCAGGCGCTCGCCTATGGGTTCGACACGCTGCACCTCGCGGAGATCGTGTCCTTCACCGCCGCGGTGAACCAACGCTCGCGCCGGCTGATGGAGCGGCTCGGGCTCGTACGCGACCTGACGGGCGATTTCGATCATCCAACGATCCCTCTCGGGCACGAGCTGCGCCGGCACGTGCTCTACCGTGTATCCGCGAGACTCGACAACGCCGGAGCGTTTGGCCATCGTGCGCCGCTCC is part of the Opitutus terrae PB90-1 genome and harbors:
- a CDS encoding DUF488 domain-containing protein, producing MSVRIVRLGTPRQPDEGLRIGTVRRPPRGVPKEQFAKQNWYDVWFPNLAPSLPVMKSALKATTPAQWAAFVRSYKSEMAQPAARHDVALLAALSRHTNFSVGCYCEREEHCHRSVLRQLLLEAGAKVE
- a CDS encoding GNAT family N-acetyltransferase, with amino-acid sequence MERIALRQWRDSDLEPYVAMNRDPEVMRFFPARLEPEQSRASLERQRRFITERGWGLWAVDVDGTFAGFTGLSVPTFAAPFMPCVEIGWRLRREFWGRGIGFRAAQQALAYGFDTLHLAEIVSFTAAVNQRSRRLMERLGLVRDLTGDFDHPTIPLGHELRRHVLYRVSARLDNAGAFGHRAPLP